From one Lysinibacillus sp. G4S2 genomic stretch:
- a CDS encoding LysR family transcriptional regulator gives MNLHRLHCFITVVEEGSITKAATVLQMTQPPLSILIRKFEQELNVTLFNRLGRSLELTPSGVFLYEKGKELLDLSENTEKQLVEFHEGIRGTVKLGCTTSANLFILPNVLKKIQKETPNIVTHVREGNTSYILEELRSHKIDIGIVRTSVRAEDIHTSLLLTEPLLLALPPNHHLCEKDSIDIADLKNERFLLNTTSYGSGVADDVIEACQKSGFTPNVVYWGTETLPTLMMVMKDAGICFVPSCFKLLNSPDLPVLRPLANPVLQTKLNIITLKDRYMTSISKRFLAITEEVAEKMTSIFND, from the coding sequence ATGAACCTTCATCGTTTACATTGTTTTATTACAGTAGTTGAGGAAGGTAGCATTACAAAAGCTGCTACTGTACTGCAAATGACTCAACCCCCCTTAAGTATTTTAATTAGAAAATTTGAACAAGAATTAAATGTCACTTTGTTTAATCGTTTAGGTAGATCTCTTGAATTAACACCAAGTGGAGTATTTTTATATGAAAAAGGAAAAGAATTACTTGATTTATCTGAGAATACGGAGAAGCAATTAGTCGAGTTTCATGAAGGAATTAGAGGTACTGTGAAATTGGGTTGTACTACTTCAGCAAATCTATTTATTTTGCCAAATGTTTTAAAAAAAATTCAAAAGGAAACTCCTAACATAGTTACACATGTTCGTGAGGGTAATACATCCTATATTTTAGAAGAATTACGAAGTCATAAAATAGATATTGGAATTGTCCGAACTTCAGTGAGAGCTGAGGACATCCATACTTCATTACTACTAACAGAACCTTTACTTTTAGCTCTTCCACCAAACCATCATCTATGTGAAAAAGATTCTATTGATATTGCAGACTTGAAGAACGAACGATTTCTTTTAAATACAACATCTTATGGATCAGGTGTTGCTGATGATGTGATTGAGGCATGCCAAAAAAGTGGATTTACGCCTAATGTCGTTTACTGGGGGACAGAAACATTACCAACACTTATGATGGTAATGAAAGACGCAGGAATTTGTTTTGTACCTAGCTGTTTCAAGCTACTTAATTCTCCTGATTTACCGGTACTTAGACCACTAGCAAATCCAGTGTTACAAACAAAACTTAATATAATTACACTTAAGGATCGTTACATGACATCAATTTCCAAACGATTTCTTGCGATTACCGAAGAGGTTGCAGAGAAAATGACAAGCATTTTCAATGATTAA
- a CDS encoding transposase codes for MDRIVEKCSLILSGPTTIRVKVLIRRSCKVRGIIILQGSVGKDHIHLLLSCPPSLAPSKILQFLKGSSSRLL; via the coding sequence ATCGATAGAATAGTAGAGAAATGTAGTTTAATACTGAGTGGTCCAACCACAATTCGAGTAAAAGTTCTAATAAGACGGAGTTGTAAAGTAAGGGGAATCATCATTTTGCAAGGCAGTGTTGGGAAAGACCATATTCATTTGTTACTATCATGCCCACCAAGTTTGGCACCAAGCAAAATCTTGCAATTTCTAAAAGGAAGTTCGTCAAGACTGTTGTAA
- a CDS encoding amidohydrolase, translating into MKADLVFINGEVITMDADSRIEEAVAIKENRIIFVGSTLEVQQLIDSKTEIIDLCGKSLLPGFIDAHIHLVMYGLNQLAISCKAHNITSNEDIKQELRKKVQTVPKGQWIRAWGFNETTIKENRYLSIKELDEISTEHPIMITRTCGHISIVNSKALELAEIDANTSNPDGGIIERDTNGALTGKLIEKANMRMNEIAKYTEVELRQAMKIASDHFVQAGITSIHEAGVSDTDTYRLLQEAVKNKDIAVRVYAIICTLNNSHEFVGKMLSAGVLTGTGDERFKIGPAKIFTDGSSTGPTIATREPYTSNPNDHGILYYSEEEIYRVLGEAHKKGYQITVHAQGDRAIEMYLNCVEKALNEHPREDHRHRIEHAGISTPDLQDRMKNLGVIPIPNPPFHFEFGDIYVKNYGERVNYMYPVRDFIDKGIICAGGSDAPVTDYNPLLGIHTAVNRISSSNSEIGVNQKVTILEAIKIYTINGAYASFEEDIKGSLEVGKLADLVVLDNSILSQNNHSIKDLKVEMTIIDGKILYKNEALVKA; encoded by the coding sequence ATGAAAGCAGATTTAGTATTTATAAATGGTGAAGTTATTACAATGGATGCAGATTCTCGAATTGAAGAAGCTGTTGCAATTAAGGAAAATCGTATTATTTTTGTAGGTTCTACCTTAGAGGTACAGCAACTGATAGACAGTAAAACAGAAATTATTGATTTGTGCGGAAAATCATTGCTACCAGGGTTTATAGATGCTCATATTCATTTAGTTATGTATGGATTAAACCAACTAGCTATTAGTTGCAAGGCTCATAATATTACTTCAAATGAGGACATAAAACAGGAATTACGAAAAAAAGTTCAAACTGTTCCTAAAGGTCAATGGATTCGAGCGTGGGGCTTTAATGAAACGACAATAAAAGAAAATCGTTACTTATCTATTAAGGAGCTAGATGAAATTTCTACAGAACATCCGATTATGATTACTCGTACTTGTGGTCATATTTCTATTGTAAACAGTAAAGCATTAGAATTAGCCGAAATTGATGCTAATACAAGCAATCCTGATGGGGGAATAATTGAGCGAGATACTAATGGTGCATTAACAGGTAAATTAATTGAAAAAGCGAATATGCGAATGAATGAAATTGCTAAATATACAGAGGTTGAGTTAAGACAAGCGATGAAAATAGCCTCTGATCATTTTGTTCAAGCAGGTATTACTAGTATCCATGAAGCAGGTGTTTCTGATACAGATACCTATCGTCTTTTACAGGAAGCGGTAAAAAATAAGGATATCGCTGTTCGTGTTTATGCAATTATTTGTACTTTAAATAATTCACATGAATTTGTAGGGAAAATGCTATCTGCAGGAGTACTAACAGGTACGGGTGATGAACGCTTTAAAATTGGTCCAGCCAAAATTTTTACGGATGGAAGTAGTACAGGTCCTACTATTGCAACAAGAGAGCCGTATACAAGTAACCCAAATGATCATGGCATTCTTTACTATAGTGAAGAAGAAATCTATCGTGTATTAGGTGAAGCTCATAAAAAAGGATATCAAATAACTGTACATGCTCAAGGGGATCGAGCTATTGAAATGTATTTGAATTGTGTAGAAAAGGCGCTTAATGAGCATCCAAGAGAAGATCATCGCCATCGAATTGAGCATGCGGGCATTTCTACACCAGATTTACAAGATAGAATGAAGAACCTTGGTGTTATTCCAATTCCAAATCCACCTTTCCATTTTGAATTCGGAGATATTTATGTGAAGAACTATGGAGAAAGAGTTAATTATATGTATCCAGTACGTGACTTTATTGATAAAGGTATTATATGTGCAGGTGGTTCTGATGCACCAGTTACGGATTATAATCCTCTACTAGGCATTCATACAGCAGTCAATCGAATAAGTAGCAGTAATTCTGAAATTGGAGTGAATCAAAAAGTTACAATATTGGAAGCTATAAAAATATATACGATCAATGGAGCATATGCGAGTTTCGAAGAAGATATTAAAGGTAGCTTAGAGGTAGGGAAATTAGCAGATTTAGTAGTATTAGATAACAGTATTCTAAGTCAAAATAATCATAGTATAAAAGATTTAAAAGTAGAAATGACGATTATAGATGGAAAAATTTTATACAAAAATGAAGCTCTAGTAAAAGCATAG
- a CDS encoding zinc-dependent alcohol dehydrogenase family protein produces MRALVLEEIGKPLVVRNMPDPTNTADGVIVRVEANGVCRSDWHSWLGHWNWLGVETPLPHIMGHEFCGVIEDVGKDVTRFKKGDRVIVPFTQGDGTCPMCQAGHHNVCDNITLPGITMWGGYGKFVHIPNADTNLVILPENIDFVEAAGIGCRFMTAFHGVTDQAQVRPGEWVAVHGCGGVGLSAIQIITALGAHAIAVDIDDEKLAFAKKLGAVATVNSKKENAAELIKELTKGGAHVSVDALGITETCQSAINSLAKRGRHLQIGLTTSNEKGMIPVPIDLMVINEIQIVGSYGMQAPKFPQMLRMIENGILSPKDLVTQTISIEEAASVIESMGTYANMGVTVVNKW; encoded by the coding sequence ATGAGAGCACTTGTCTTAGAAGAAATCGGTAAGCCGTTAGTTGTTAGAAACATGCCAGATCCAACCAACACAGCAGATGGTGTAATTGTTCGTGTTGAAGCTAACGGAGTTTGCAGGAGTGATTGGCACAGCTGGTTAGGGCATTGGAATTGGCTAGGAGTTGAGACTCCTCTTCCTCATATAATGGGACACGAATTTTGTGGTGTCATAGAGGATGTTGGGAAAGATGTGACAAGATTCAAGAAAGGCGACAGAGTAATTGTTCCTTTTACTCAAGGTGATGGCACATGTCCTATGTGTCAAGCTGGACACCATAATGTTTGCGATAACATTACGTTACCTGGTATCACCATGTGGGGTGGATACGGAAAATTTGTTCATATCCCTAATGCTGATACTAATCTAGTAATTTTACCAGAAAATATTGACTTTGTTGAGGCAGCTGGTATTGGATGTCGATTTATGACGGCATTTCACGGGGTTACTGATCAAGCACAGGTAAGACCGGGTGAATGGGTTGCTGTCCATGGTTGTGGGGGAGTTGGCCTTTCTGCAATTCAAATCATTACAGCCCTAGGAGCACACGCTATAGCAGTTGATATTGATGATGAAAAATTAGCTTTTGCAAAGAAATTAGGTGCTGTAGCCACAGTTAATTCAAAAAAAGAAAATGCTGCTGAGTTGATTAAAGAATTAACAAAAGGCGGGGCACACGTGTCAGTGGATGCTCTTGGAATAACTGAAACTTGTCAGTCAGCTATCAATAGTTTAGCTAAAAGAGGACGCCATTTACAAATAGGATTAACGACCAGTAATGAAAAAGGAATGATCCCCGTTCCTATTGATCTTATGGTCATTAATGAAATACAGATTGTTGGCTCTTATGGTATGCAAGCACCAAAATTTCCTCAAATGTTACGAATGATTGAAAATGGAATTTTAAGTCCTAAAGATTTAGTAACTCAAACAATATCTATAGAAGAAGCGGCAAGTGTAATTGAATCTATGGGGACTTATGCAAATATGGGTGTTACGGTTGTTAATAAGTGGTGA
- the ltrA gene encoding group II intron reverse transcriptase/maturase — protein MQDCFDTLYTQSVSGHHFYDLTELMSSKDNIRLAYRNIKRNTGSKTAGTDKLTINDILHLTVEDVIARVQAMFKWYEPQPVRRVLIPKGKDKTRPLGIPTIWDRIFQQCILQILEPICEAKFHKHSYGFRPNRSTHHAKARLEFLINQTGLHHCVDVDIKGFFDNVNHSKLLKQMWSLGIRDKSLLSIISRLLKAEIEGEGIPTKGTPQGGILSPLLSNIVLNELDWWVSNQWETFESRYTYSTNGSKYQHLKKTALKECFIVRYADDFKVMCRTRSNAIKMNYALKDFLRIRLHLELSEEKSKVVNLKKNSSEFLGFSIKAIRKGKTRFGYVAKSDMSKKAKANAFQKIKEAIRVIKRKPCIQTVWNFNTVVMGIQNYYSAATQITINLNELNLHLRKTLYNQLKNIRTEARFHEMTKTLQKRYKGYEAKLYKIQNMVFVPIHAQRWGKTLCFSQIICNFTVEGRAKIHNSLKAINKNTLSHIMRNYIPNRSIEYNDNRISKFIAQYGKCAILGEELGINDWHCHHINPFNISKDDSYSNLIILNKAIHQLIHLKDQAKIKTLLKAVKLSNKQIVKVNNLRLKCNNEII, from the coding sequence ATGCAAGATTGTTTTGATACACTTTATACTCAAAGTGTCAGTGGTCATCACTTCTATGACTTAACAGAATTAATGAGTTCTAAAGACAATATACGTCTAGCCTACCGAAACATCAAAAGAAATACAGGTAGTAAAACTGCGGGAACTGATAAATTAACAATTAATGATATCTTGCATTTAACTGTGGAAGATGTAATAGCAAGAGTTCAAGCTATGTTTAAATGGTATGAACCACAGCCAGTAAGACGGGTTCTTATTCCTAAAGGAAAGGATAAAACTAGACCTTTGGGGATACCAACGATTTGGGATAGAATCTTTCAACAATGCATACTTCAAATTTTAGAGCCAATTTGCGAAGCAAAATTCCATAAACATAGTTATGGGTTTAGACCGAATCGCAGCACTCATCATGCGAAAGCTAGACTTGAGTTCCTTATCAATCAAACTGGGCTTCATCATTGTGTTGATGTAGATATTAAGGGTTTCTTTGATAATGTTAATCATAGTAAGCTTTTAAAACAAATGTGGTCTCTAGGCATAAGGGATAAATCACTCCTTTCTATTATATCTAGGCTATTAAAAGCAGAGATTGAAGGAGAGGGTATTCCTACAAAAGGTACTCCGCAAGGAGGAATTCTGTCACCGTTATTATCCAACATTGTATTAAATGAATTGGATTGGTGGGTTAGTAACCAATGGGAAACGTTTGAAAGCAGATATACATACTCCACCAATGGCAGTAAATATCAGCATTTAAAGAAAACAGCTTTAAAAGAGTGCTTCATCGTCCGATATGCGGACGATTTTAAAGTAATGTGCCGAACTAGGTCAAACGCAATAAAAATGAACTACGCACTGAAAGACTTCTTGAGAATAAGGCTTCATTTGGAGTTAAGTGAAGAAAAATCAAAGGTTGTTAATTTAAAGAAAAACTCATCAGAGTTTCTAGGCTTTTCAATAAAAGCTATAAGAAAGGGTAAGACCAGATTTGGTTATGTAGCAAAGTCTGATATGTCGAAAAAGGCTAAAGCAAATGCTTTCCAAAAGATAAAAGAAGCCATAAGGGTAATCAAGAGAAAGCCTTGTATTCAGACAGTTTGGAATTTTAATACCGTTGTGATGGGAATCCAAAACTATTACTCAGCTGCAACTCAAATTACAATTAATCTGAATGAGTTAAATCTCCATCTACGCAAGACGTTATACAATCAATTAAAGAATATTAGAACCGAGGCGAGGTTCCATGAGATGACTAAGACTTTACAGAAGAGGTACAAGGGATACGAGGCTAAACTGTATAAGATACAGAACATGGTTTTTGTCCCTATCCATGCACAACGATGGGGAAAGACACTATGTTTTTCACAAATAATTTGTAATTTTACAGTCGAAGGAAGAGCAAAAATTCATAATAGCCTAAAGGCTATCAATAAAAATACTCTTTCTCACATCATGAGAAACTACATTCCAAATAGATCTATTGAGTACAACGACAACAGAATCAGTAAGTTCATTGCCCAGTATGGCAAATGCGCCATTTTAGGTGAAGAATTAGGTATTAATGATTGGCATTGTCATCATATTAATCCGTTTAACATTTCAAAAGATGATAGTTATTCGAACTTAATAATTTTGAATAAGGCTATACATCAACTTATACATTTGAAAGACCAGGCAAAAATTAAAACGCTCTTAAAAGCTGTAAAGCTTTCGAATAAGCAAATAGTAAAAGTAAATAATTTACGACTGAAATGTAACAATGAAATAATCTAA
- a CDS encoding MarR family transcriptional regulator has translation MTKFKKMSTNEDDLPVLGLEPYIELIQTTSSGNTDQENAKLGLMLLWLSDYVLDVMDIELAPFGITESKLDLLILLTLHGERRATPSAIAERLGITRASATSMIDWLEKRNLTVRNHSKEDRRKIYVSLTDEGRTFVAEILPTYWSSCASNMIDLEPDERKVFEKLVNKLIKSIQRRLEVER, from the coding sequence ATGACAAAATTTAAAAAAATGTCCACTAACGAAGATGATTTACCAGTATTAGGCCTAGAGCCGTATATTGAGCTGATTCAAACAACTTCTTCGGGTAATACGGATCAAGAAAATGCAAAATTAGGATTAATGTTGTTGTGGTTAAGTGACTACGTTTTAGATGTAATGGATATTGAGCTCGCTCCTTTCGGAATTACAGAAAGTAAATTAGACTTACTAATATTACTTACACTACATGGTGAAAGACGAGCGACTCCTTCTGCTATAGCTGAACGATTAGGGATTACGAGGGCATCGGCAACTTCAATGATAGATTGGTTAGAAAAGAGAAATCTTACCGTACGAAATCATAGTAAAGAAGATCGTAGGAAAATTTATGTGAGTTTAACAGATGAAGGTCGTACTTTTGTTGCTGAGATTTTGCCAACTTATTGGTCATCTTGTGCTTCTAACATGATTGATTTGGAACCCGATGAACGAAAAGTCTTTGAGAAGCTGGTTAATAAATTAATAAAATCTATACAAAGAAGACTTGAGGTGGAACGTTAA
- a CDS encoding MFS transporter, with translation MNKAITGNQANYSLMTIILSWSGMVVMSSLYLTIPLISLFSDYFHISLSKAGITSSIFSLGFATGCFFYGAISEKYGRKNVIVMGLFSLSIITLLLGMVNDFSLILLLRGLQGLAAATFSPVALAYTLEVFPNDKKVGAVGFISTGFLVAGIVGQVFSGYVSEHTHWHVIFYVLSIVYIFTAFLVSWFLPKGVAHNQTKNIWEPMKKIGTIFTNGNLLFSYMIAFVLLMSFVSMYIILGEYLTSASFGMSSQKLIYIRSLGILGMIMSPFAGKLAKRFNVLFVLKVALTLSIIALIMMSVISNIIGLTIISILFVSGIALAVPSLVTLVSQLGWNMGGIAVSMYTVILFAGTSVAPIISVYFMKTGSFTVAFILLATTLSIGLVSAMMIKMQTKKILN, from the coding sequence ATGAACAAAGCAATTACAGGAAACCAAGCAAATTATTCTCTGATGACAATTATTTTATCTTGGTCAGGGATGGTAGTCATGTCTAGTTTATATTTAACAATACCTCTTATTAGTCTTTTCAGTGATTATTTTCATATTTCATTATCCAAAGCAGGCATCACTTCAAGTATTTTTTCACTTGGATTTGCTACAGGATGTTTTTTCTATGGAGCTATATCAGAAAAATATGGACGAAAAAATGTGATTGTTATGGGACTTTTTTCATTAAGTATTATAACGTTGCTACTAGGAATGGTTAATGATTTTTCTTTAATTCTACTACTAAGAGGGTTACAGGGACTTGCGGCGGCTACATTTTCACCAGTAGCACTTGCATATACTCTTGAGGTATTTCCAAATGATAAAAAAGTAGGAGCAGTTGGTTTTATAAGCACAGGATTTCTTGTAGCTGGAATTGTAGGTCAGGTATTTAGCGGATATGTTAGTGAACATACTCATTGGCATGTAATATTTTATGTTCTTTCTATAGTATATATTTTTACTGCCTTCCTAGTATCGTGGTTTTTACCAAAAGGAGTGGCTCATAACCAAACCAAAAATATATGGGAGCCCATGAAAAAGATCGGTACTATTTTTACCAATGGAAATTTACTATTCAGTTATATGATTGCATTCGTTCTATTAATGTCTTTTGTCAGTATGTATATTATTCTGGGTGAGTATCTTACGAGTGCTTCATTTGGAATGAGTAGTCAGAAACTAATTTACATTCGATCTTTAGGTATTTTAGGAATGATAATGTCACCTTTTGCAGGAAAATTAGCAAAACGATTCAATGTGTTGTTTGTACTTAAAGTTGCCTTGACTCTTTCGATTATCGCACTAATCATGATGAGCGTTATTTCAAACATAATTGGTTTAACCATCATTAGTATCCTATTTGTTAGTGGAATTGCTCTTGCTGTCCCTTCATTAGTGACACTTGTTAGTCAATTAGGCTGGAATATGGGTGGCATTGCAGTCTCTATGTACACGGTTATTTTATTTGCTGGAACAAGTGTTGCGCCCATTATATCTGTTTACTTTATGAAAACAGGTAGCTTTACAGTAGCATTCATTCTCCTTGCTACAACACTTAGTATCGGATTAGTTTCTGCAATGATGATAAAAATGCAAACTAAGAAAATCCTAAATTGA
- a CDS encoding DUF3888 domain-containing protein, with translation MKKISVLFLLLLISLTTVLYVTWKRPQIAENVSAEEIHSDFYDVLLVLLDPYARNVINKEYPSRSYALWDAEILEIKRLTGGYSQYDFTVKVKYDTYTGPFNPPEGPITLTFHVTTEGVSVKEIQK, from the coding sequence ATGAAAAAGATATCAGTATTATTTTTATTGTTATTAATTAGTTTAACAACTGTTTTATATGTAACTTGGAAAAGACCGCAGATAGCAGAGAATGTCAGTGCCGAAGAAATACATTCCGATTTTTATGATGTATTATTGGTGTTATTAGACCCATATGCAAGAAACGTGATTAATAAGGAATATCCAAGTCGTAGTTATGCACTTTGGGATGCAGAAATATTAGAAATTAAACGACTAACTGGAGGATATTCTCAGTATGATTTTACTGTGAAAGTAAAATATGATACGTATACAGGTCCTTTTAATCCACCTGAAGGTCCTATTACATTAACCTTTCATGTAACAACAGAAGGGGTTTCAGTAAAAGAAATTCAAAAGTAA
- a CDS encoding putative holin-like toxin, whose amino-acid sequence MTTFETLTIMISFSSLVVLILSLSFTFTKKK is encoded by the coding sequence ATGACAACATTCGAAACATTGACCATAATGATTAGTTTTTCTTCATTAGTTGTGTTGATTCTTTCATTGTCATTTACTTTTACTAAAAAAAAGTAA
- a CDS encoding toll/interleukin-1 receptor domain-containing protein, with product MKNKQSKFLMLLTIQIILLAFLVFQLTDYLPEMQKSFNNIFYDYDIWLSILGSVCSAFVVLIMMQIVLKNKKRTRKPRVFISYAHKDKEMINKIKGKLFRLDIKVIENIEIGEIIEERLIDIIEQCDYFVVFYSKDYAESAFCKIELEHIIQSGKRIIPLIYTEDMKDEIEVNSYLNKLLYLRVSKDNFDLMLLELLKVINRFYIKDVNN from the coding sequence GTGAAAAACAAACAAAGTAAATTTTTAATGTTATTAACTATTCAAATTATTTTATTAGCTTTTTTAGTTTTTCAGCTAACGGATTACCTACCGGAGATGCAAAAATCGTTTAATAATATATTTTACGATTATGATATATGGTTAAGTATTTTAGGATCTGTATGTTCAGCATTCGTGGTATTGATTATGATGCAAATAGTTCTAAAAAATAAAAAAAGAACAAGGAAACCTAGAGTTTTTATTAGTTACGCACATAAAGACAAAGAAATGATTAATAAAATTAAAGGTAAACTATTTAGATTGGATATTAAAGTGATAGAAAATATTGAAATTGGAGAAATAATAGAAGAAAGGCTAATAGATATAATCGAACAGTGTGATTACTTTGTAGTGTTTTACAGTAAAGATTATGCAGAATCTGCATTTTGTAAAATTGAATTAGAACACATTATACAAAGTGGAAAAAGAATAATTCCTTTAATATACACTGAAGATATGAAGGATGAAATTGAAGTTAATAGTTATTTAAATAAATTATTGTATCTCAGAGTTAGTAAAGATAATTTTGATCTTATGCTTTTAGAATTATTAAAAGTTATAAATAGATTTTATATTAAAGATGTAAATAATTGA
- a CDS encoding helix-turn-helix transcriptional regulator produces MNKELIKHLRSITNLSQEELAERVGKHQSLISKIELGTAELTPQTQKAILNVFAEEGVGGLEIAVLNSVINKGV; encoded by the coding sequence ATGAACAAAGAACTTATCAAGCATTTACGAAGTATCACAAACCTATCACAAGAAGAACTTGCTGAACGTGTGGGGAAACATCAATCGCTTATTTCCAAAATTGAACTTGGAACTGCTGAACTAACACCACAAACACAAAAAGCAATATTAAATGTATTTGCTGAAGAAGGTGTGGGTGGTCTTGAAATAGCAGTATTAAATTCAGTTATTAATAAAGGGGTGTAA